One Phycisphaerae bacterium RAS2 DNA window includes the following coding sequences:
- the hupA_1 gene encoding DNA-binding protein HU 1 — MAAGMSKSALIRHLAEKNELSRKQVVMFLDTLTTTAYKEAKNSFTLPGLGKLVLVNRKARMGRNPATGEAIKIPAKKVVKFRVAKACKDAILGKK; from the coding sequence ATGGCAGCAGGTATGAGCAAGAGCGCACTGATCCGACATCTGGCCGAGAAGAACGAACTGTCCCGCAAGCAGGTCGTGATGTTTCTCGATACGCTGACGACGACGGCTTACAAAGAGGCCAAGAACAGCTTTACGCTGCCCGGCCTGGGCAAGCTCGTGCTGGTCAATCGCAAGGCGCGCATGGGCCGCAACCCGGCAACCGGCGAAGCAATCAAGATTCCGGCGAAGAAGGTCGTGAAGTTCCGCGTCGCCAAGGCGTGCAAGGACGCGATCCTCGGCAAGAAGTAA
- the purC gene encoding Phosphoribosylaminoimidazole-succinocarboxamide synthase, which produces MPDASVLPAVKTTQIPGVEVKRGKVRDVYNLGDRLMIVATDRISAFDCVLPDPIPDKGRVLTALSAFWFDRLAAAKPHHLLGVVGGNAPAGFEPFQSVLAGRTMLCRKTKVVPIECVARGYLAGSGWAEYRKTGKVCGIELPPGLKQCQALPQPIFTPATKEESGHDENISFERACELVGRETMEHLRKRTLDLYAEGVEYARRRGIILADTKFEFGMIDGEILLIDEILTPDSSRFWPADTYEIGRDQESFDKQYVRNHLQTLCDRGEWDKSPPAPALPADVIAATRARYIEAYERLTERRFDASAIGGSHGGAA; this is translated from the coding sequence ATGCCCGATGCCTCCGTTTTGCCAGCCGTGAAGACGACTCAAATCCCCGGGGTCGAGGTCAAGCGAGGAAAGGTTCGCGACGTCTATAACCTCGGCGACCGCCTGATGATCGTGGCGACCGACCGAATCAGCGCCTTTGATTGCGTGCTGCCCGACCCGATTCCTGACAAGGGACGCGTCCTGACCGCTCTTTCGGCCTTCTGGTTCGACCGGCTGGCGGCAGCGAAACCGCACCATCTGCTGGGAGTGGTCGGCGGAAACGCCCCGGCGGGCTTTGAACCGTTCCAATCGGTGCTGGCGGGCCGGACCATGCTCTGCCGGAAGACGAAGGTCGTGCCCATCGAATGCGTGGCGCGGGGGTATCTCGCCGGGAGCGGCTGGGCAGAATACCGCAAGACCGGGAAGGTCTGCGGAATCGAATTGCCGCCCGGGCTGAAACAGTGCCAGGCCCTTCCCCAGCCGATCTTCACTCCTGCGACCAAGGAGGAGTCGGGCCACGACGAGAATATTTCGTTCGAGCGCGCCTGCGAATTGGTCGGGCGAGAGACGATGGAACATCTGCGCAAGCGGACGCTGGATCTGTATGCCGAAGGCGTCGAGTACGCCCGACGCCGCGGGATCATTCTCGCCGACACCAAGTTCGAGTTCGGCATGATCGATGGCGAGATTTTGCTCATTGATGAGATTCTGACGCCGGACAGCAGCCGGTTCTGGCCGGCCGATACGTACGAGATCGGGCGCGACCAGGAGAGCTTCGACAAGCAGTATGTGCGCAATCATCTTCAGACGCTGTGCGATCGAGGCGAGTGGGACAAGTCGCCGCCGGCGCCGGCGCTGCCGGCCGATGTCATCGCCGCAACCCGCGCGCGATACATCGAGGCGTATGAGCGGCTGACCGAACGGCGTTTCGACGCATCGGCCATCGGCGGCTCGCACGGGGGCGCTGCGTGA
- a CDS encoding O-Antigen ligase: MPSDNLPEVVVDDSRGARLASGALAGLAAVLVFANCLLNSPSRFSEKHAADTTLLKPIVTALGLGGRVGTARGVEVRNLIFHGGAAMLLAVCAARLLTTGRRPRYSLDDLLDYRARAGSPYFWWALWMVSCGLSSYFSHAPTICQGQAMAHILWLAWWWPLAAMLTPRHVRVLTAALACALATTAALALVYQAVRGGPSPWSARLSYPLGNELWLAACLLPGAPIAIGLAMGRDGAWNSPQPARRWVVSAMWFVVAGLVLAALLLTRSRSGLAGLAAAGLAMVCLLIGKRARRIVLLIALVGGAGAAMGLNQLARSGGTATRSHSIRTRVNYEWPYAMRLLMDKPVLGHGDGSYSMLAGQFAREDQLEDPMTLRFDEQYWTGHAHNEYLEQAADIGIAGAGAYLIALILTLVYSARACDRRGEGSGVNRVVIAGLSAALVGLAVDHFGEPSIREPGGPVVFLTVWALTWAAVRRERTEQFEMQESHRLSNGVVRSSGVALLAAVAWLGLAGLDDWHAAIGRAQADAAMAEGDMEDAIAHADYAADRTMDPFQRNLARLIAIRARSMAFQASLDAGDAPPDTAMLNRAGEAVIRLSQLRADVPRFLLLSRLEADLALNLGRAAQRRGDGAAAAEYQRRWLQAMERQHADEPFSSQIVWTLWQVSPAAPAKQRIDWLRALMRGGFVDAWMAEMVQQLAGRADLPTTLGDLTNIALADAGRSAALDWRDRFSPETLRLAAMLERLRGELSRATDVSTKAVEIYDRAGPGLFAARAAAISERVECDLAANGSSNTDANLRELADAASILWGNPVSTDGPLPGPLGRVRLRVLEAAGRTDAAAVQRDYLQANPR, translated from the coding sequence ATGCCGTCCGACAACTTGCCTGAAGTCGTCGTGGATGACTCGCGCGGGGCGCGGCTGGCAAGCGGCGCGCTGGCAGGGCTGGCCGCGGTTCTCGTATTTGCCAATTGTCTCCTGAACTCGCCGTCGCGCTTCTCGGAGAAGCACGCCGCCGACACAACGCTGCTCAAACCGATTGTGACCGCGCTGGGGCTGGGGGGGCGCGTCGGCACGGCCCGCGGCGTGGAAGTTCGCAATCTCATCTTCCACGGCGGCGCGGCGATGCTCTTGGCCGTCTGTGCCGCCCGGTTGCTCACGACGGGACGACGTCCCCGATACAGCCTCGATGACCTGCTCGACTATCGCGCTCGCGCGGGCAGCCCGTATTTCTGGTGGGCGCTGTGGATGGTCTCGTGCGGTTTGAGTTCCTATTTCTCGCATGCGCCGACGATTTGTCAGGGGCAGGCGATGGCGCACATCCTGTGGCTGGCCTGGTGGTGGCCTTTGGCGGCGATGCTCACACCGCGACACGTTCGCGTGCTGACGGCGGCACTGGCTTGCGCGCTGGCAACGACGGCGGCGTTGGCGCTGGTGTATCAGGCGGTGCGCGGCGGTCCGTCGCCGTGGAGCGCGCGCTTGTCGTACCCGCTCGGCAATGAGTTGTGGCTTGCGGCGTGTCTGCTCCCCGGAGCGCCGATTGCGATCGGTCTGGCGATGGGTCGTGACGGGGCTTGGAATTCGCCACAGCCCGCGCGGCGATGGGTTGTCAGTGCGATGTGGTTTGTCGTCGCCGGGCTGGTTCTCGCCGCCTTGCTACTCACTCGATCGCGTTCGGGGCTTGCGGGCCTGGCGGCTGCGGGGTTGGCGATGGTCTGCCTGCTGATCGGCAAGAGGGCGCGACGGATCGTACTGCTGATCGCGCTGGTAGGGGGAGCGGGTGCCGCCATGGGGCTGAATCAACTTGCGCGATCGGGCGGGACGGCGACACGCTCGCATTCGATCAGGACGCGTGTCAATTATGAGTGGCCCTATGCAATGCGGCTGCTGATGGACAAGCCGGTTCTGGGCCACGGCGACGGGTCTTATTCGATGCTGGCGGGGCAGTTCGCGCGGGAGGATCAACTGGAAGACCCGATGACGCTCCGGTTCGACGAGCAGTACTGGACCGGCCATGCGCACAACGAGTACCTGGAGCAGGCGGCGGACATCGGAATTGCCGGAGCGGGGGCATACCTGATCGCGCTGATTCTGACGTTGGTTTATTCTGCGCGCGCATGCGATCGGCGCGGCGAGGGTTCAGGCGTGAATCGCGTCGTCATCGCGGGCTTGAGCGCGGCATTGGTCGGCCTGGCGGTCGATCATTTCGGGGAGCCTTCCATTCGCGAGCCGGGCGGGCCGGTCGTGTTCCTGACGGTGTGGGCCCTGACGTGGGCGGCTGTGCGCCGCGAGCGGACGGAGCAGTTCGAGATGCAGGAGTCGCATCGCTTGTCGAATGGCGTGGTGCGCTCGTCCGGCGTGGCGCTCTTGGCCGCGGTCGCATGGCTGGGGCTTGCCGGGCTTGATGATTGGCATGCCGCGATCGGCCGCGCGCAGGCCGACGCGGCAATGGCGGAAGGGGACATGGAGGACGCTATCGCGCACGCGGACTACGCCGCCGATCGTACGATGGATCCGTTCCAACGGAACCTAGCGCGATTGATCGCGATCCGCGCGCGGTCGATGGCGTTTCAGGCGAGCCTGGATGCCGGCGACGCTCCGCCGGACACCGCGATGTTGAACCGCGCTGGCGAAGCGGTAATCCGGCTTAGCCAGTTGCGGGCCGACGTGCCGCGGTTTCTCCTGCTTTCGCGCCTTGAGGCGGACCTGGCGCTCAACCTCGGCCGGGCGGCGCAGCGGCGCGGCGATGGCGCGGCGGCCGCGGAGTACCAGCGTCGATGGTTGCAGGCAATGGAGCGTCAGCACGCCGACGAGCCGTTTTCGTCGCAGATCGTGTGGACGTTGTGGCAGGTCAGCCCTGCCGCACCGGCGAAGCAGCGGATCGACTGGCTGCGCGCGCTGATGCGAGGGGGGTTCGTCGATGCCTGGATGGCCGAAATGGTGCAGCAGCTGGCGGGTCGCGCCGACTTGCCGACGACCCTGGGTGATTTGACAAACATTGCCCTCGCTGACGCGGGCCGCTCTGCGGCCTTGGATTGGCGGGATCGTTTCAGCCCGGAGACGCTGCGCCTGGCGGCGATGCTGGAACGGCTGCGCGGGGAGTTGTCGCGCGCGACGGACGTGTCTACGAAAGCAGTCGAAATCTACGATCGGGCCGGGCCGGGACTGTTTGCCGCGCGCGCCGCGGCGATCAGCGAGCGCGTCGAATGCGACCTCGCCGCTAACGGATCGTCGAACACCGATGCCAACCTGCGCGAGTTGGCTGATGCAGCGTCGATCCTATGGGGGAATCCCGTTTCAACGGATGGCCCGCTCCCGGGGCCGCTCGGCCGGGTGCGCCTGCGCGTGCTGGAGGCGGCCGGTCGAACCGACGCCGCGGCGGTTCAGCGCGATTACCTGCAAGCGAATCCTCGTTAA
- the rplL gene encoding 50S ribosomal protein L7/L12, with product MAEAPAKEFSAAVKDIGDKIVNLSVKDAQSLADYLKAEYGIEPAGGGAVVMAAGGGGGGAAAEAEDAPTMFDVVLADGGANKINVIKVVRAATNLGLKEAKDIVDGAPKTIKEGLSKEDADKLKKELEAAGAKVELKGKA from the coding sequence ATGGCAGAAGCACCCGCAAAGGAATTCAGCGCAGCCGTCAAGGACATTGGCGACAAGATCGTCAACCTGTCGGTCAAGGACGCCCAGAGCCTGGCCGACTACCTCAAGGCCGAGTACGGCATTGAGCCGGCCGGCGGTGGCGCAGTGGTGATGGCGGCCGGTGGCGGCGGTGGCGGCGCGGCGGCCGAAGCCGAGGACGCCCCGACGATGTTCGACGTCGTGCTGGCCGACGGCGGCGCGAACAAGATCAACGTCATCAAGGTCGTCCGCGCGGCGACGAACTTGGGTCTGAAGGAAGCCAAGGACATCGTCGACGGCGCCCCGAAGACCATCAAGGAAGGTTTGAGCAAGGAAGACGCCGACAAGCTCAAGAAGGAGCTGGAAGCGGCCGGCGCCAAGGTCGAGCTGAAGGGCAAGGCGTAA
- the rplJ gene encoding 50S ribosomal protein L10 has product MSRNTKELIEADLQKKYKDLDNALIVSVHGLTGVEVNTVRGALRKKQIEVHVVKNRAMKRVIKGTPLEPLGKVLTGPCAFVTGGGSPVDTAKHLLELVKDYPKLELKHGVLDGESAAMTIDEISKRRSKAEIQGEVVMLFCSPARRIAGCLNVGGKVAGCIKAIVDKLEKGETIARLAS; this is encoded by the coding sequence ATGAGTCGAAATACCAAAGAACTGATCGAAGCCGACCTTCAAAAGAAGTACAAAGATCTCGACAACGCCCTGATCGTCTCGGTTCACGGGCTGACCGGCGTTGAGGTCAACACGGTGCGCGGCGCCCTGCGCAAGAAGCAGATCGAAGTGCACGTCGTCAAGAACCGCGCCATGAAGCGCGTGATCAAGGGAACTCCGCTCGAGCCGCTGGGCAAGGTGCTCACCGGCCCCTGCGCCTTTGTCACCGGCGGCGGCAGCCCGGTCGATACCGCCAAGCACCTGCTCGAGCTGGTGAAGGACTATCCCAAGCTCGAACTCAAGCATGGCGTGCTCGACGGCGAGTCGGCCGCCATGACGATCGACGAGATTTCCAAGCGGCGCAGCAAAGCCGAGATTCAGGGCGAGGTCGTCATGCTGTTCTGCTCGCCGGCCCGGCGCATCGCGGGCTGCCTGAACGTCGGCGGAAAAGTCGCCGGCTGCATCAAGGCAATCGTGGACAAGCTGGAGAAGGGCGAGACCATCGCCAGGCTGGCGTCGTAA
- a CDS encoding hypothetical protein (DNA repair protein RadA homolog) → MAKKHSQFACSSCGRVQSQWSGKCPDCGEWDSLTEQVVDGAAPDRHRPIIAVDQPVMAKLSDVNAELCPRYVTGIGEFDRVLGGGIVPGSAVLVGGDPGIGKSTLLLQVCDQLVRAKRKTLYVSSEESAGQIKLRAKRLGAGDSGLLVAATANLDVICNLASKERPEVVVIDSIQMVYRPDGASPPGSLSQLREAAARLIWLAKQLGFSLFLVGHVTKDGAIAGPKILEHLVDCVAYFEGDRFHAHRLIRAVKNRYGSTDELGVFEIGDTGLRPVDDPSKLFLQENREPRPGSVILAACEGTRTLLVEVQALCAQSVFGSAKRKATGVDAGRVAMLLAVIEKHAEIVLGDQDVFVNVVGGVRVSEPAADLAIALAVVSAMTQRSLDGGTVVCGELGLGAELRPVTHLRQRVTEAARVGFRQFILPRTSRSGETSTKHETMRLMRCERLADAVRQLA, encoded by the coding sequence GTGGCCAAGAAGCATTCACAATTCGCGTGCAGCAGTTGCGGACGCGTGCAGTCGCAGTGGTCCGGCAAATGCCCCGACTGCGGCGAGTGGGACTCACTGACCGAACAGGTCGTGGACGGCGCCGCGCCGGATCGGCATCGCCCGATCATCGCGGTCGACCAGCCCGTCATGGCGAAGCTGTCGGACGTGAACGCCGAGTTGTGCCCACGCTATGTCACCGGGATCGGGGAGTTTGACCGCGTCCTGGGCGGCGGAATCGTGCCGGGGTCGGCGGTGCTCGTCGGCGGCGACCCGGGCATCGGCAAATCGACGCTGTTGCTGCAAGTGTGCGACCAACTTGTGCGTGCGAAGCGCAAGACGTTGTACGTCTCCAGCGAGGAATCGGCCGGGCAGATCAAGCTTCGCGCCAAGCGACTGGGTGCGGGCGATTCCGGCTTGCTCGTCGCGGCGACAGCCAACCTCGATGTCATTTGCAATCTCGCGAGCAAGGAACGGCCCGAGGTGGTCGTGATCGACTCGATTCAAATGGTCTATCGACCCGACGGCGCCAGCCCGCCGGGGTCGCTGTCCCAGTTGCGCGAGGCGGCGGCACGGTTGATCTGGCTGGCGAAGCAGTTGGGGTTCTCGCTTTTTTTGGTGGGGCATGTCACGAAGGACGGCGCGATCGCCGGGCCGAAGATTCTCGAACACCTCGTCGACTGCGTGGCGTATTTCGAGGGCGACCGCTTCCACGCGCACCGATTGATCCGCGCCGTTAAGAACCGCTACGGCTCGACGGATGAACTGGGCGTGTTCGAGATCGGCGACACAGGTCTGCGCCCGGTTGACGACCCCTCGAAGCTGTTTCTTCAGGAGAACCGCGAGCCGCGGCCCGGCAGCGTGATCCTCGCGGCCTGCGAAGGGACGCGCACGCTACTGGTGGAGGTGCAGGCGCTGTGCGCGCAGTCGGTGTTCGGCTCGGCGAAACGCAAGGCGACGGGCGTGGACGCCGGGCGCGTGGCGATGCTGCTTGCGGTGATCGAAAAGCATGCGGAGATCGTTCTGGGCGACCAGGATGTGTTTGTGAATGTCGTGGGCGGTGTCCGCGTGAGCGAGCCGGCGGCGGACCTGGCGATCGCGCTGGCCGTCGTGTCGGCGATGACCCAGCGAAGCCTGGATGGGGGCACGGTGGTCTGCGGCGAACTGGGATTGGGCGCGGAGCTGCGACCGGTGACGCATCTGCGACAGCGCGTGACCGAGGCGGCGCGCGTGGGCTTTCGCCAATTCATCCTGCCGCGAACCAGCCGCTCGGGGGAAACGTCTACCAAACACGAGACGATGCGCCTGATGCGTTGCGAAAGGCTGGCGGATGCCGTCCGACAACTTGCCTGA
- the addA gene encoding ATP-dependent helicase/nuclease subunit A yields the protein MSEIRWTPSQRAAIETVGANVLVSAGAGSGKTAVLAERCARLMADEAARCGVERFLVVTFTDAAAAEMRERIGKALRERLGRESGSAWVGRQLALLDTAAISTLHSFCRRTLNRHFAAVDLEPQATLLDENESAMLRRETAKQTLDGLATAEGSAGEAVLELLGAYGSAGDRRLLDAVERLNAFLASVPDPDAWCAESMARYDADGAAWQQDWLAALQTELAEQSGQVMAISARLVAARPMAEAAVNKLLEWIEPYGQSVNAWQRAASQPSPDGAILDGLIGEISNFKFGRLDFKRWTKDASSEALLVLEPLRDELQAIKERSFTGRLRRDFGGLDRAQAKAGLARIAPHIQTLFAVAREAREAYATAKRHLAAIDFADLERCMLDLLRNDSAGVARRLRDRFEHVLVDEFQDINPVQAEIIRLVSREDDAGRPGNLFCVGDVKQSIYRFRLAEPRLFLRRAEAYGSGVDDRGRRIDLVENFRSRPAVLEAINAVFEKIMAKDLGEIEYDDRARLKPGRIERTDADELTPVELHLIEASRRGDGTAEPAGGESSGDAGDSDGSQSGGEAEDWLQIEREAYAIADRIAALAAEGVRYRDIVVLLRSLQPRAGALVRTLARRGIPVRSESDRGLLEALEVRDVLAFLALLDNARQDIPLAAVMRGPLLGEPFNDDDLAMIRSASRESAFHECVVRYAEQGDDSERAGRVARFLQTIHTWRDRSRQATPADLVWRLLDETGYLAYVSGLRDGAQRRANLVSLHELARQFGAFQRQGLRRFLEFIAAIKESDRDLARGSVSAGDDDAVHVMSIHRSKGLEFPVVIVGELGKRINFGDSREAVLMDRRLGLALKAVDLDRYITYPTIAYKLVARSLTEESLAEELRVLYVAMTRAKQRLILVGSGDIDSIDGLRRRYAGLPGALPLIERRSAGTMLDWVLPAICAQPKDRVRFEATALTDREAAPGSAVGSSNLFDVVTYSTSAMVDWKLDAPIHAASSKLLETAAAMAALPAPAASTAGGAAQAAEDVLAAVRRRLATPYAFEPLTRVPAVAAASVLKRRWETREDPQEPTTAWHPTETTSAAKLTTERALPGPRFAQSTRQPDATHRGTLTHEFLQRIDLTRPCDSADLRGQLSSLLGAGVLGEDDAKQIDLDSVAWFFATDLGRRMRRADARVKREWPFVLSAPAGRYDPKLAREARGVASADEDRMLVRGIMDCCFDAGEGWEIVDYKTDAVSDAALRERAQQYRGQLAIYAEALEATFPGCVTRAWLVFLSPREIVSVDPLRPSAD from the coding sequence ATGAGCGAGATTCGCTGGACGCCCTCGCAGCGAGCGGCCATCGAGACGGTCGGCGCGAACGTGCTCGTGTCCGCCGGAGCCGGCAGCGGCAAGACGGCTGTGCTGGCCGAGCGCTGTGCGCGATTGATGGCCGATGAGGCGGCGCGGTGTGGCGTGGAGCGGTTTCTGGTCGTGACGTTCACCGACGCGGCGGCGGCGGAGATGCGCGAGCGGATCGGAAAGGCGCTGCGCGAGCGGCTCGGGCGCGAATCGGGCAGCGCGTGGGTCGGGCGGCAGCTCGCGTTGCTGGATACAGCGGCGATCTCGACGCTTCATAGTTTCTGCCGGCGCACGCTGAATCGACATTTCGCAGCGGTCGACCTGGAGCCGCAGGCGACGCTTCTGGACGAGAACGAATCGGCCATGCTCCGGCGCGAGACGGCCAAGCAGACGCTGGACGGCCTGGCGACGGCCGAGGGCTCGGCGGGGGAGGCCGTGCTGGAGTTGCTGGGCGCGTACGGCAGCGCGGGGGACCGGCGATTGCTCGATGCCGTGGAACGATTGAATGCGTTTCTCGCGTCGGTGCCCGATCCGGATGCATGGTGTGCCGAATCGATGGCACGCTATGACGCGGACGGCGCGGCGTGGCAGCAGGACTGGCTGGCCGCGCTGCAAACGGAGTTGGCCGAGCAATCGGGCCAGGTCATGGCGATCAGCGCACGACTGGTTGCCGCGCGACCGATGGCGGAAGCCGCCGTGAACAAGCTGCTGGAGTGGATCGAGCCGTATGGACAATCTGTGAATGCCTGGCAGCGAGCGGCTTCACAGCCGTCACCCGATGGCGCGATACTGGATGGCTTGATCGGTGAGATTTCAAATTTCAAGTTCGGCCGGCTGGACTTCAAGCGATGGACAAAAGATGCATCGAGCGAGGCGCTGCTGGTCCTCGAACCGTTGCGCGACGAATTGCAAGCCATCAAGGAGCGCAGTTTCACCGGGCGGCTGCGGCGGGACTTCGGCGGCCTGGACCGGGCGCAGGCGAAGGCGGGACTCGCGCGGATCGCGCCGCATATCCAGACACTGTTCGCCGTCGCGCGCGAGGCGCGGGAGGCTTACGCGACCGCGAAGCGCCATCTTGCCGCGATCGACTTCGCCGACCTCGAGCGTTGCATGTTGGACTTGCTTCGCAATGATTCGGCCGGCGTCGCCCGGCGGTTGCGCGATCGCTTCGAGCACGTGCTCGTCGATGAGTTTCAGGACATCAACCCGGTGCAGGCGGAAATCATTCGGCTCGTCAGCCGCGAGGACGACGCGGGGCGGCCGGGCAATCTTTTCTGCGTTGGCGACGTAAAGCAGAGCATCTATCGCTTCCGCCTCGCCGAGCCGCGGCTTTTTCTTCGCCGCGCCGAGGCTTACGGCTCGGGCGTGGACGATCGCGGACGGCGGATCGATCTCGTCGAGAATTTCCGCAGTCGGCCGGCGGTTCTGGAGGCGATCAACGCCGTGTTCGAGAAGATCATGGCGAAGGACTTGGGCGAGATTGAGTATGACGATCGCGCGCGGCTGAAACCCGGCCGCATCGAGCGCACCGATGCCGACGAGTTGACCCCCGTCGAGTTGCACCTGATCGAAGCATCGCGTCGCGGCGATGGAACGGCCGAGCCGGCGGGCGGTGAATCGAGCGGCGACGCGGGCGACTCCGATGGGTCGCAATCGGGCGGCGAGGCCGAGGACTGGCTCCAGATTGAGCGCGAGGCGTATGCCATCGCAGATCGCATCGCCGCGTTGGCGGCGGAGGGTGTGCGCTATCGTGACATCGTCGTGTTGCTGCGCTCGCTGCAGCCGCGGGCCGGCGCGCTCGTGCGCACGCTGGCGCGGCGGGGCATTCCGGTACGCAGCGAGTCGGATCGCGGGCTGCTCGAAGCACTCGAGGTTCGTGACGTGCTGGCGTTTCTGGCGCTGCTGGACAACGCGCGGCAGGACATCCCGCTGGCGGCGGTGATGCGCGGCCCGCTGTTGGGCGAGCCGTTCAATGACGACGATCTGGCAATGATCCGATCAGCCTCGCGCGAGTCGGCTTTTCACGAGTGCGTGGTGCGATACGCTGAACAGGGCGACGATTCGGAGCGAGCCGGGCGTGTTGCCCGATTCCTGCAAACAATTCATACATGGCGAGATCGTTCGCGGCAGGCGACGCCCGCCGATCTCGTGTGGCGACTTCTCGACGAAACGGGCTACCTCGCATACGTGAGCGGCCTGCGCGATGGCGCGCAGCGCCGTGCGAACCTCGTGAGCCTGCACGAGCTTGCCCGGCAGTTCGGCGCATTCCAACGGCAGGGGCTGCGGCGGTTCCTTGAGTTCATCGCGGCGATCAAGGAATCCGATCGCGACCTCGCGCGGGGCAGCGTGTCGGCCGGCGACGACGACGCCGTGCACGTGATGAGCATTCACCGCAGCAAGGGGCTGGAGTTTCCGGTTGTGATCGTCGGCGAACTGGGCAAGCGGATCAACTTTGGCGATTCGCGCGAAGCGGTGTTGATGGATCGACGCCTGGGATTGGCGCTGAAGGCCGTTGATCTGGATCGGTACATCACGTACCCGACGATCGCGTACAAGCTCGTCGCGCGCTCGCTGACAGAGGAGTCGCTCGCCGAAGAGCTGCGCGTGCTGTACGTGGCGATGACCCGCGCAAAACAGCGATTGATCCTCGTCGGCAGCGGAGACATCGATTCGATCGACGGCCTGCGACGGCGGTACGCAGGGTTGCCCGGTGCGCTGCCGCTGATTGAGCGGCGCAGCGCCGGCACGATGCTGGACTGGGTGCTGCCGGCGATCTGCGCGCAACCGAAGGATCGCGTTCGATTTGAGGCGACTGCGTTGACCGACCGCGAAGCCGCGCCGGGATCGGCAGTCGGGTCGTCAAACTTGTTCGATGTCGTCACGTATTCGACCAGCGCGATGGTGGATTGGAAGCTCGACGCGCCGATCCACGCGGCGTCGTCGAAGCTCCTTGAAACAGCGGCTGCGATGGCGGCGCTGCCGGCCCCAGCGGCTTCAACCGCCGGCGGAGCCGCGCAGGCGGCAGAGGACGTGTTGGCTGCGGTGCGACGCCGGCTCGCAACGCCCTATGCATTCGAACCGCTCACGCGCGTGCCCGCTGTCGCGGCGGCGAGCGTGCTCAAGCGAAGATGGGAAACGCGCGAAGACCCGCAGGAGCCGACGACTGCCTGGCACCCGACGGAAACAACCTCGGCCGCGAAGCTGACGACCGAGCGCGCCTTGCCGGGGCCGCGATTTGCCCAATCGACGCGGCAGCCGGACGCGACGCATCGCGGGACGCTGACCCACGAGTTTCTGCAGCGAATCGATCTGACGCGACCGTGTGATTCGGCGGATCTGCGCGGGCAATTGAGCTCGTTGTTGGGCGCGGGCGTGCTCGGCGAAGACGACGCGAAGCAGATCGATCTCGACAGCGTGGCGTGGTTTTTTGCGACCGATCTTGGGCGGCGAATGCGGCGGGCCGATGCGCGCGTGAAGCGCGAGTGGCCGTTTGTGTTGAGCGCGCCGGCCGGGCGATACGACCCGAAACTCGCGCGAGAAGCCCGGGGCGTCGCGTCGGCGGACGAGGATCGCATGTTGGTGCGCGGAATCATGGACTGCTGTTTCGACGCGGGCGAAGGGTGGGAGATCGTCGATTACAAGACCGACGCAGTGAGCGACGCGGCGCTGCGCGAGCGGGCGCAACAGTACCGCGGACAGTTGGCGATCTACGCTGAAGCGCTGGAGGCAACATTCCCCGGCTGCGTGACGAGAGCGTGGCTGGTGTTCCTGTCGCCGCGCGAAATCGTCAGCGTGGATCCATTGCGTCCCTCCGCGGACTGA
- the rplA gene encoding 50S ribosomal protein L1: protein MAKEKKNPSAEGESAAQTAPDTTAGGAAPDQAGAKAPKAKKEKKAAAGGASSGRKERGRSMRGRSKRHEKMAKEVDAKKQYPLDDAVKVLKKITTGTKFNQTINVVMHLGIDPKNADQMIRGSVSLPKGIGSTKKVIAFVDGNEADEARAAGAMEVGVDDLIKKVNDGWTDFDVAIAHPRTMAKVGKLGRVLGPAGKMPSPKNGTVTNDIANAVKEFAAGKIEFRNDAGGNVHAIVGKASFSEGDLKENIDAFISHIKRMKPPTSKGLFIKKACVSGTMSPAIELEVAQ from the coding sequence ATGGCAAAAGAGAAGAAGAATCCCTCGGCCGAGGGCGAGTCGGCGGCGCAGACCGCTCCCGACACGACCGCAGGCGGAGCCGCGCCCGATCAGGCCGGCGCTAAAGCACCCAAGGCAAAGAAGGAAAAGAAGGCCGCAGCCGGAGGCGCATCCAGCGGCCGAAAAGAACGTGGTCGGTCGATGCGCGGCCGAAGCAAGCGCCACGAGAAAATGGCGAAGGAAGTTGACGCCAAAAAGCAGTATCCGCTGGACGACGCGGTGAAAGTCCTCAAGAAGATCACGACGGGCACCAAGTTCAATCAGACGATCAACGTCGTCATGCACCTGGGAATCGACCCGAAGAACGCCGATCAGATGATCCGCGGCTCGGTCTCACTGCCCAAGGGCATCGGTTCGACGAAAAAGGTGATCGCATTCGTTGACGGCAACGAGGCCGACGAGGCGAGGGCCGCCGGCGCGATGGAAGTCGGTGTCGATGACCTGATCAAGAAGGTCAACGACGGCTGGACGGATTTCGACGTGGCGATTGCTCACCCGCGAACGATGGCCAAGGTCGGTAAGCTCGGTCGCGTGCTCGGCCCGGCCGGCAAGATGCCCAGCCCGAAGAACGGCACGGTGACCAACGACATCGCGAATGCGGTGAAGGAATTCGCCGCGGGCAAGATTGAGTTTCGCAACGACGCGGGCGGCAACGTCCACGCGATCGTCGGCAAGGCCAGCTTCTCCGAAGGCGACCTGAAGGAAAACATCGACGCCTTCATCAGCCACATCAAGCGTATGAAGCCTCCGACGAGCAAGGGGCTGTTCATCAAGAAGGCGTGCGTCTCGGGAACCATGTCGCCGGCCATCGAGTTGGAGGTCGCCCAGTAA